One genomic window of Lepeophtheirus salmonis chromosome 5, UVic_Lsal_1.4, whole genome shotgun sequence includes the following:
- the LOC121118675 gene encoding uncharacterized protein isoform X1 — MVEHSPLMSMTPHQDLSSLLSLHDPFPNLDVILDTDLFTRSVDINDTYSPSQSVCSPVGGASAHEIGYKSTTGSNLEEFFLPDVSPTLQTPPSSSHLPFNLSNWNFGSNAKEYKESSTDGLDTILEYENNHHPRIYQPHIHPSVNVPSTSTYNISFPTTLQPRERSKFSFEAEKGDGHISKRPGFNQVDQNNSQKQEKPQENDDARTVKTNKRSRRSKSNGGTTSDVVEPIEELEIYTSEEKRFRKKCIPLPNSISGSHSSTENRRRDSIKQGLDELQRVLPHLGSPEEEKISQASILYEAGKFIKDSQAFNNKTTDHICSLKEEIEKLNREIEHFQSELPDNGVVLVPKVLASRSLADRFHDHVVEKTIEDWRYWVFTNIMGHFVHSFDREVDASSIDILRKKSSMWISKNMSLHQLRKDAYRKLAKLCAKTSIVDDPSKLPEEALGFVTKRDRLICTMAETVPDKASK; from the exons CGTAGTGTAGATATTAATGATACATATTCACCGTCACAGTCTGTGTGTTCTCCCGTTGGAGGAGCCTCGGCACATGAAATTGGGTACAAATCAACCACCGGATCAAACCTTGAGGAATTCTTCTTACCCGATGTATCCCCTACCCTTCAaactcctccttcttcttcacATCTTCCTTTTAATTTAAGCAACTGGAACTTCGGATCAAACGCAAAGGAGTATAAAGAATCTTCCACAGATGGATTAGATACCATTCTAGAATATGAAAACAATCATCATCCAAGAATCTATCAACCTCATATACATCCATCTGTTAATGTTCCTTCTACAAGTACGTACAATATCAGCTTTCCAACAACGCTCCAACCTAGAGAAAGGTCAAAATTCTCATTTGAGGCTGAAAAAGGAGACGGACACATCAGCAAAAGACCTGGATTCAATCAG GTTGACCAAAACAATAgtcaaaaacaagaaaaaccaCAAGAAAATGATGATGCTCGAACAGTTAAAACAAACAAACGCTCTCGACGAAGTAAATCTAATGGCGGTACTACCAGTGATGTCGTTGAACCAATTGAAGaacttgaaatatatacatcagAGGAAAAGCGCTTTCGAAAAAAGTGTATACCTTTACCAAACTCTATATCCGGATCCCATTCATCTACTGAAAATAGAAGGAGAGACTCTATTAAGCAAGGCTTAGATGAATTGCAAAGAGTATTACCACATCTTGGATCACCCGAAGAGGAAAAG ATAAGTCAAGCCAGCATATTATATGAGGCTGGTAAATTCATTAAGGATAGTCAAGCATTCAACAACAAAACAACGGACCACATCTGTTCCcttaaagaagaaattgaaaaattaaatcgaGAAATTGA gcATTTCCAGAGCGAGTTACCAGATAATGGAGTGGTTTTAGTTCCAAAAGTCCTTGCTTCTCGAAGTTTAGCAGACCGATTCCACGATCATGTGGTTGAAAAAACTATTGAAGACTGGAGATATTGGGTCTTTACTAATATAATGGGACATTTTGTTCATAGTTTTGATAGGGAAGTTGATGCCTCATCGATTgacatattaagaaaaaaaagctcaatGTGGATTTCTAAGAATATGTCCCTCCACCAATTACGAAaag aTGCGTATAGAAAATTGGCCAAACTATGCGCCAAGACAAGCATCGTAGACGACCCTTCCAAATTACCAGAAGAAGCTTTAGGATTTGTTACTAAAAGAGATAGATTAATATGTACAATGGCCGAAACAGTACCTGACAAagcatcaaaataa
- the LOC121118675 gene encoding uncharacterized protein isoform X3 codes for MCFDLLKDLALPFAEERGSINRSVDINDTYSPSQSVCSPVGGASAHEIGYKSTTGSNLEEFFLPDVSPTLQTPPSSSHLPFNLSNWNFGSNAKEYKESSTDGLDTILEYENNHHPRIYQPHIHPSVNVPSTSTYNISFPTTLQPRERSKFSFEAEKGDGHISKRPGFNQVDQNNSQKQEKPQENDDARTVKTNKRSRRSKSNGGTTSDVVEPIEELEIYTSEEKRFRKKCIPLPNSISGSHSSTENRRRDSIKQGLDELQRVLPHLGSPEEEKISQASILYEAGKFIKDSQAFNNKTTDHICSLKEEIEKLNREIEHFQSELPDNGVVLVPKVLASRSLADRFHDHVVEKTIEDWRYWVFTNIMGHFVHSFDREVDASSIDILRKKSSMWISKNMSLHQLRKDAYRKLAKLCAKTSIVDDPSKLPEEALGFVTKRDRLICTMAETVPDKASK; via the exons ATgtgttttgatttattaaaagatttagCTCTTCCTTTTGCTGAAGAAAGGGGGTCAATtaat CGTAGTGTAGATATTAATGATACATATTCACCGTCACAGTCTGTGTGTTCTCCCGTTGGAGGAGCCTCGGCACATGAAATTGGGTACAAATCAACCACCGGATCAAACCTTGAGGAATTCTTCTTACCCGATGTATCCCCTACCCTTCAaactcctccttcttcttcacATCTTCCTTTTAATTTAAGCAACTGGAACTTCGGATCAAACGCAAAGGAGTATAAAGAATCTTCCACAGATGGATTAGATACCATTCTAGAATATGAAAACAATCATCATCCAAGAATCTATCAACCTCATATACATCCATCTGTTAATGTTCCTTCTACAAGTACGTACAATATCAGCTTTCCAACAACGCTCCAACCTAGAGAAAGGTCAAAATTCTCATTTGAGGCTGAAAAAGGAGACGGACACATCAGCAAAAGACCTGGATTCAATCAG GTTGACCAAAACAATAgtcaaaaacaagaaaaaccaCAAGAAAATGATGATGCTCGAACAGTTAAAACAAACAAACGCTCTCGACGAAGTAAATCTAATGGCGGTACTACCAGTGATGTCGTTGAACCAATTGAAGaacttgaaatatatacatcagAGGAAAAGCGCTTTCGAAAAAAGTGTATACCTTTACCAAACTCTATATCCGGATCCCATTCATCTACTGAAAATAGAAGGAGAGACTCTATTAAGCAAGGCTTAGATGAATTGCAAAGAGTATTACCACATCTTGGATCACCCGAAGAGGAAAAG ATAAGTCAAGCCAGCATATTATATGAGGCTGGTAAATTCATTAAGGATAGTCAAGCATTCAACAACAAAACAACGGACCACATCTGTTCCcttaaagaagaaattgaaaaattaaatcgaGAAATTGA gcATTTCCAGAGCGAGTTACCAGATAATGGAGTGGTTTTAGTTCCAAAAGTCCTTGCTTCTCGAAGTTTAGCAGACCGATTCCACGATCATGTGGTTGAAAAAACTATTGAAGACTGGAGATATTGGGTCTTTACTAATATAATGGGACATTTTGTTCATAGTTTTGATAGGGAAGTTGATGCCTCATCGATTgacatattaagaaaaaaaagctcaatGTGGATTTCTAAGAATATGTCCCTCCACCAATTACGAAaag aTGCGTATAGAAAATTGGCCAAACTATGCGCCAAGACAAGCATCGTAGACGACCCTTCCAAATTACCAGAAGAAGCTTTAGGATTTGTTACTAAAAGAGATAGATTAATATGTACAATGGCCGAAACAGTACCTGACAAagcatcaaaataa
- the Rab1 gene encoding ras-related protein ORAB-1: MNPEYDYLFKLLLIGDSGVGKSCLLLRFADDTYTESYISTIGVDFKIRTIELDGKTIKLQIWDTAGQERFRTITSSYYRGAHGIIVVYDVTDQDSFNNLKQWLQEIDRYACENVNKLLVGNKCDLTTKKVVDYTTAKEYADQLNMPFLEASAKNATNVEQAFMTMAAEIKNRVGPPAPSGPSGQVKIDSTPVSSKSGTGCC, from the exons ATGAATCCAGAATA CGATTATTTATTCAAGCTGTTATTGATTGGCGATTCTGGTGTAGGCAAATCGTGCTTACTATTAAGATTTGCTGATGATACTTACACAGAAAGTTACATAAGTACAATTGGTGTTGACTTTAAGATTAGAACAATTGAACTCGACGGAAAGACTATCAAGTTGCAAATCTGGGATACTGCAGGCCAAGAAAGATTCAGAACTATCACATCCAG ttaCTATCGTGGTGCCCACGGAATCATCGTTGTATATGACGTTACGGACCAGGATTCTTTTAATAACCTTAAGCAATGGCTTCAAGAAATTGATAGATACGCATGTGAAAATGTAAACAAGCTTCTTGTGGGAAACAAATGTGATCTGACAACAAAGAAGGTTGTAGATTATACAACTGCAAAA GAATACGCTGATCAGTTAAATATGCCGTTTTTGGAAGCCTCTGCTAAAAATGCAACCAACGTAGAGCAAGCTTTTATGACTATGGCAGCGGAAATTAAAAACAGAGTTGGACCTCCTGCTCCCTCTGGACCATCAGGACAAGTCAAGATTGATTCGACCCCTGTTTCATCCAAATCAGGGACTGGATGTTGCTAA
- the LOC121118675 gene encoding uncharacterized protein isoform X2, producing MVEHSPLMSMTPHQDLSSLLSLHDPFPNLDVILDTDLFTSVCSPVGGASAHEIGYKSTTGSNLEEFFLPDVSPTLQTPPSSSHLPFNLSNWNFGSNAKEYKESSTDGLDTILEYENNHHPRIYQPHIHPSVNVPSTSTYNISFPTTLQPRERSKFSFEAEKGDGHISKRPGFNQVDQNNSQKQEKPQENDDARTVKTNKRSRRSKSNGGTTSDVVEPIEELEIYTSEEKRFRKKCIPLPNSISGSHSSTENRRRDSIKQGLDELQRVLPHLGSPEEEKISQASILYEAGKFIKDSQAFNNKTTDHICSLKEEIEKLNREIEHFQSELPDNGVVLVPKVLASRSLADRFHDHVVEKTIEDWRYWVFTNIMGHFVHSFDREVDASSIDILRKKSSMWISKNMSLHQLRKDAYRKLAKLCAKTSIVDDPSKLPEEALGFVTKRDRLICTMAETVPDKASK from the exons TCTGTGTGTTCTCCCGTTGGAGGAGCCTCGGCACATGAAATTGGGTACAAATCAACCACCGGATCAAACCTTGAGGAATTCTTCTTACCCGATGTATCCCCTACCCTTCAaactcctccttcttcttcacATCTTCCTTTTAATTTAAGCAACTGGAACTTCGGATCAAACGCAAAGGAGTATAAAGAATCTTCCACAGATGGATTAGATACCATTCTAGAATATGAAAACAATCATCATCCAAGAATCTATCAACCTCATATACATCCATCTGTTAATGTTCCTTCTACAAGTACGTACAATATCAGCTTTCCAACAACGCTCCAACCTAGAGAAAGGTCAAAATTCTCATTTGAGGCTGAAAAAGGAGACGGACACATCAGCAAAAGACCTGGATTCAATCAG GTTGACCAAAACAATAgtcaaaaacaagaaaaaccaCAAGAAAATGATGATGCTCGAACAGTTAAAACAAACAAACGCTCTCGACGAAGTAAATCTAATGGCGGTACTACCAGTGATGTCGTTGAACCAATTGAAGaacttgaaatatatacatcagAGGAAAAGCGCTTTCGAAAAAAGTGTATACCTTTACCAAACTCTATATCCGGATCCCATTCATCTACTGAAAATAGAAGGAGAGACTCTATTAAGCAAGGCTTAGATGAATTGCAAAGAGTATTACCACATCTTGGATCACCCGAAGAGGAAAAG ATAAGTCAAGCCAGCATATTATATGAGGCTGGTAAATTCATTAAGGATAGTCAAGCATTCAACAACAAAACAACGGACCACATCTGTTCCcttaaagaagaaattgaaaaattaaatcgaGAAATTGA gcATTTCCAGAGCGAGTTACCAGATAATGGAGTGGTTTTAGTTCCAAAAGTCCTTGCTTCTCGAAGTTTAGCAGACCGATTCCACGATCATGTGGTTGAAAAAACTATTGAAGACTGGAGATATTGGGTCTTTACTAATATAATGGGACATTTTGTTCATAGTTTTGATAGGGAAGTTGATGCCTCATCGATTgacatattaagaaaaaaaagctcaatGTGGATTTCTAAGAATATGTCCCTCCACCAATTACGAAaag aTGCGTATAGAAAATTGGCCAAACTATGCGCCAAGACAAGCATCGTAGACGACCCTTCCAAATTACCAGAAGAAGCTTTAGGATTTGTTACTAAAAGAGATAGATTAATATGTACAATGGCCGAAACAGTACCTGACAAagcatcaaaataa
- the LOC121118675 gene encoding uncharacterized protein isoform X4 has product MCFDLLKDLALPFAEERGSINSVCSPVGGASAHEIGYKSTTGSNLEEFFLPDVSPTLQTPPSSSHLPFNLSNWNFGSNAKEYKESSTDGLDTILEYENNHHPRIYQPHIHPSVNVPSTSTYNISFPTTLQPRERSKFSFEAEKGDGHISKRPGFNQVDQNNSQKQEKPQENDDARTVKTNKRSRRSKSNGGTTSDVVEPIEELEIYTSEEKRFRKKCIPLPNSISGSHSSTENRRRDSIKQGLDELQRVLPHLGSPEEEKISQASILYEAGKFIKDSQAFNNKTTDHICSLKEEIEKLNREIEHFQSELPDNGVVLVPKVLASRSLADRFHDHVVEKTIEDWRYWVFTNIMGHFVHSFDREVDASSIDILRKKSSMWISKNMSLHQLRKDAYRKLAKLCAKTSIVDDPSKLPEEALGFVTKRDRLICTMAETVPDKASK; this is encoded by the exons ATgtgttttgatttattaaaagatttagCTCTTCCTTTTGCTGAAGAAAGGGGGTCAATtaat TCTGTGTGTTCTCCCGTTGGAGGAGCCTCGGCACATGAAATTGGGTACAAATCAACCACCGGATCAAACCTTGAGGAATTCTTCTTACCCGATGTATCCCCTACCCTTCAaactcctccttcttcttcacATCTTCCTTTTAATTTAAGCAACTGGAACTTCGGATCAAACGCAAAGGAGTATAAAGAATCTTCCACAGATGGATTAGATACCATTCTAGAATATGAAAACAATCATCATCCAAGAATCTATCAACCTCATATACATCCATCTGTTAATGTTCCTTCTACAAGTACGTACAATATCAGCTTTCCAACAACGCTCCAACCTAGAGAAAGGTCAAAATTCTCATTTGAGGCTGAAAAAGGAGACGGACACATCAGCAAAAGACCTGGATTCAATCAG GTTGACCAAAACAATAgtcaaaaacaagaaaaaccaCAAGAAAATGATGATGCTCGAACAGTTAAAACAAACAAACGCTCTCGACGAAGTAAATCTAATGGCGGTACTACCAGTGATGTCGTTGAACCAATTGAAGaacttgaaatatatacatcagAGGAAAAGCGCTTTCGAAAAAAGTGTATACCTTTACCAAACTCTATATCCGGATCCCATTCATCTACTGAAAATAGAAGGAGAGACTCTATTAAGCAAGGCTTAGATGAATTGCAAAGAGTATTACCACATCTTGGATCACCCGAAGAGGAAAAG ATAAGTCAAGCCAGCATATTATATGAGGCTGGTAAATTCATTAAGGATAGTCAAGCATTCAACAACAAAACAACGGACCACATCTGTTCCcttaaagaagaaattgaaaaattaaatcgaGAAATTGA gcATTTCCAGAGCGAGTTACCAGATAATGGAGTGGTTTTAGTTCCAAAAGTCCTTGCTTCTCGAAGTTTAGCAGACCGATTCCACGATCATGTGGTTGAAAAAACTATTGAAGACTGGAGATATTGGGTCTTTACTAATATAATGGGACATTTTGTTCATAGTTTTGATAGGGAAGTTGATGCCTCATCGATTgacatattaagaaaaaaaagctcaatGTGGATTTCTAAGAATATGTCCCTCCACCAATTACGAAaag aTGCGTATAGAAAATTGGCCAAACTATGCGCCAAGACAAGCATCGTAGACGACCCTTCCAAATTACCAGAAGAAGCTTTAGGATTTGTTACTAAAAGAGATAGATTAATATGTACAATGGCCGAAACAGTACCTGACAAagcatcaaaataa